The DNA sequence CCTCACCGGTTATCTCTTTTTTCTTAACAGGCCATTGATTAAAAGGATATTGAGCATGAGTCACACCAACCTCTCCGGCGAGAGTTGCAACCGTCAAAGTCAAATATAGTTTCTTTCGACAATGCGCTTTGCTCATATCCTTTGCTCCTCATTTAATGCCTCCCACCAAACAGCACCATTTAAATAACAATTGATTTTGTTATAAGATGAGCGTTTTCCATCTTGAGTAAAAATTGCTCGTGGTTACCCAGAACAGGAATAAACCATTCTTTTTTCGCCAGTTTTAGGCAGTTAAAAGACCCTTCTCCCCGGTCAATAATATTGTCTACGGAGAATAATCGATCGGCACTCAGATCAAAGCTAATCTTCTTGAGAGGTTGCATCAAAAGTGAATATTTTCCATGACTATCACCAACAAAAAAATCTCGTTTCGCACTATTGCGGGAATAATAACAATGAACGGGTATACTCTCATTATTCAACATTTGCTCTCTCCTTGCATTACCGACAGATCTACGAGCAATAACACCTTTAATTTAGTGCAAACTGAAATAAATAATAAATACAGTGGGATCGGACAGAAGAAGATAAGTTAAATAAATGCACTTACATTAAATGACCGCATGGACACAAAAAACAATTTTGTCTAATCAACATAGAAATATTACTGCTTATGTTAATATCAGGCATTATTCCAAATAAAATTTAATTATCGCGAGCATCTTTATGCAAGAATCTCTATTACGACGCGCTACCGATATCTGTAAACAAAAACGAATCAGATTCACGCCAATACGCCAACAGGTATTTCTACTGATGGCTGAACAAAAAGGGGCGGTAAGCGCCTATGATTTGCTGGAACGATTAAAACAACATGAAGAAAATGCTAAACCGCCTACCATCTATCGCGCTTTAGAGTTTCTGTTAGAGAACCATTTTATTCATCGCATTGAATCCTTAAATGCTTACCTTATGTGTGCTCATTTTGGCTGTGAGCACCCGATGCAGTTATTAATTTGTGATAGTTGCAAAAAAGTAATTGAATTAAGCGATCCTGTGATTGATGATGCTTTTGCTCAGCAGGCTAAACAATCTGGTTTTCAAATAACCAATAAGGTATTAGAAGTTCATGGATTTTGCGCTCAATGCCAGCACGCTTCATCTATGAAGGTTTAATTCTAAACGGGTTTAGCTTCAGCACTTTACTGATTAAATATTTTTTTGTGCCCTTTTTTTCAAAAAAAACGGAAAAAACAGACATTTATTTTCATTTTTAATAAGTTCAATGAATCATAAAAAAGGGGTGAATGCCCCACAACCATCGACAGCATCAATGTTGATTAAAATCCAGATTCTCTAAAGGCAATCGATATAATTCGCTTGCACTGTTTCCATAACCAACTTTGTTTCTTTCCTTCTATAACCAGTATACCTGGCTGACGCAGAAATTCTCTGTCGGCATCTGGCCGTTTATCAAGGCTGACACTGATCCGATAATGAGCCATTTCTGGAATTAGTTTCTTATCTGTATAACGAACAGCCACTGAACCGCCTGTGCCAGACCCTAACTCAGGGTAAGGAAGCGAGGCAATAGCACTGATATCAATATCCTCCAAAATGACAGGAATACCCTTATCTTCACCTGAATTACTGATAAAAACGCCGCTGCTGCCTATCGATAAAAGGTTAAGATCGCGCTCATCGACAAACCCTTCTATTTTAAGAGATTCCGGGTCAACCAAGGTTAGCAACAATTGATCTTTACCAACCCATTGCTCCGGCCTAAGTATTTCCATCGCTGATAGATATCCAGAGTAAGGAGACCGAATTTCAAGTAATTGTTGTCTGCTATAAAATCCCGCTAACTGCACTTGGAGTTGCCTGATCCGTTCCCGATTATTGACTTGTTGCTCTCTTTCTTCAAATGAAGTGGCCTGCCTTGAGAGCAGAAGCTCTGCCAACTGCAACTTCTCCTTGATTTGACGGATAGCATTCTCCAGCTCTGGCGCTTTCAGACGTAATAATAATTGCTCAGTCTGCACCTGTTCACCTATATCGGCATAAAGCGTATCAACCTGTGCGGCTTCGGGTGCAAATAGAAATTGAGAATATTCAGCCTTGATAACTGCTGGAATGGAAACCTCTGTCGGCAAAGGCAGTATTGCAAAAATAAAAGCAATAACAGGCAATGCCCACCCCAGTAAACGCAATGGCGTAAAATTAAAATCAGCATGACGTTGTCGCCATATTTTAAGCTCTCTAACAACCGGCATAACAATAAACCAAATAAGTTCGACAGCGAAAAGCAGGAGCCCCAATACCTTAAAAAAGAAATGGTAAACCAACAGTGCAATGCCAAGAAAAAGAAAAAAACGGTATACCCAGACACACCAGGCATACACAATTAACAACCTCGCCCGCGATCTAGGATGCGGTTCGGGAAGGGGATCATCAATCCCCCAAAGAAATCGACGAAGTTGCCAACGACCCAGTGCAAATGCCCGCTGCTGCAAGTTTTCAATACCCAGCAGATCTGAAAGCGCATAATAACCATCAAACCTAAGAAAAGGGCTTATATTCACCAGCAATGAGGTCACCCAGCTGGTCGTTGCAACAAAAAATGCGGCACTACGCCATGGACCATCCGCCAAGACGGACCACATAAAAGTGGCAAACAGAGCCAGATACAGCTCGGTCCGTACCCCTGCCGTGACAATGCTCAGACGATCCCTTTTAGAGCGCAGTTTCCATGCATCAGTCGTGTCCGTATACAGTATCGGTAACATAACTAACAATGCCACCCCCATTGAGGCAACTCTGCATCCTAACCGGTGTGCAACCAGTGCATGACCAAACTCATGAGCACTTTTCACCACAACAAGGGTCAAGGCATAGAGGATCATTCCTTCAAAGCTAAAGAAATAAACAAAAGTTGAACTGAAAGTGTCCCATTGTCGCAATACCAGTAATGCGCCCAGCAGCCCTAATAGTAATAATGTCCAATGCGTTTTAGGGCTAAATAACCAAGCAAGCTTGGGCACCATTTTACTGAGTAAAGGATCCGGTCGCAGTAACGGGATCCGTACAAAAAGATAATTGTGCAGCATCCAGCTCCAAATCCCCTTACGTCTGGCATTCTTCTGCTTTGAAAAATAATCGCAAGCCTCTTTAGAACGAGCCGCCACCAGATGATTAACAATCAAAAAATCAGCAAATGCACGAATTTCTGTTGAATCATAGAATAATTTCCGGCTTTCAAGATCCTGTGACATCAGATCAGCAGTCACACCTGGAGACCAATAACGAATCAGATCCAGTGCCGATTCTGCCAGAGTAAAATAGCAATTGCGGACACTGTCATATAGCAGCCAACGAGGAGCACCATCTTCATCATGGGATCCGGGCAATAATTTCAGATCCTGCCTAAGAGCAGGTAAACCCGGCTCTACCACCCTAACCACTGTCTAAAAGTTGTGACCGGACGGCGGAACAGATAAAAGAACAAACTGACCTGCTCGCCATAAATTTTAGCCGTTCCATGCAGGCCAATCCGAGGGGGTTTACCTTTATGGGCATTAAGACTAACCACCAGCTTATAAGCCATTTGCTGATCAGCTGTGGGACGTGGTTGATAGGCCGCATGTTTGAGTTGTGCAGCCCAGGGATTAAAAGGATCATTATCCAGAAAAATGCGCACATCGGTGCCGGGTAATAATGAAATAGAGTCCTTAACCGGTAACATCACTTCAAACTCTACCTGAGCAGGATCTGCCACCAGCAAAATACGTTCACCAATTTTAACCGGCCTGCCCTTCCACTCGCCAGGATCATCAAGTACTGCTACGCCAGAGATTTCCGATAAAATAGCCGCACGCGACAAACGCTCACCCAGATATTGCCATTGTATAGATTTTAATTTCACCTGTGATTGAAGTTCTGCAATACGAGCTTTTTGGCGAGGATCCATAAAGCTACTTTGCTGAACTGTTTTCAACTCTGCTTTGGCAACCAGCAATGCCTGATAAGCAATGGATTCCTCACTTTTAAGCTGATTAGTCTCCAACTGTGCAAGCAGATCTCCCTTATTAATCAGCTGATTTGGTGTTACCTCAATTTTTTCAACAACACCATCAAGCGGCGATGCAACGACATAGGGGTTTTTGGCAACAACTTCAACAGGTGCTAAGGTGCTTAACCTAACGGGCATGAGTAACATCAGACCGATAATAAAGAGTGCAGCAAACAGTACTTTGCGTTGTTTTAAATGCGGTATAACTCCGCGCAAGGGTTGTTGACGACGCAAAGCAAACAAGGCATGCCCGGCACTGCCTCCTATATGTTGGCAGAGACCTGTTTCGGCTTTAGAAAACTGTTTTTCCCTAAACAGCAACAATGCGCCAGCAGGCTCATTATCAAGGGCTTCCACGGGTAATGGCTGCCATAAAAGGAAGGAGGGTAACCCTAATGTTTTCCACTCAGCCGACAATTCATCACTGCAGTCATTAGGCCTGATAACTTGCTGTTGCCTTGCATTACCAGCGGCAATCAGTTCTTTACTTAACCGTTCAGCCCAACTTATCAAGGGCGAAGTATAATCAACCGTTGGAATATCAGATGCTGCAACAATCTGAGTATGTTGTAGATTTTTACCAACCAACAGCAACGCCTGCGTATAAGGTACGCAACTATCCATTTGATTGACCAAAGTATAAAACAACTGCGCAAGATCAGATGCCTTGCGCAGTTGTTGTTCCAATCCTAAAAGGGATGCAACCGTTTCACTCACAGTGTTTCCTTATGCCAAAGGCAATAATGCCTTTGCTTGGTAAATGTATAAAACAACAGCGCAAGGTCAGATGCCTTGCGCTGTTGTTGCTGCAGTCCCGACAGGAATGCAACCGTTTCACTCATAATGTTTCCTTTTGCCAAGCTTGGCAAATGTATAAAACAACTGCGCAAGGTCAGATGCCTTGCGCAGTTTTTGCTGCAATCCCGACAGGGATGCAACCGTTTCACGGACAGTATGTCTTTATGCCGAATGCAATAATGCCATCAGATTATCACCATATTGATCTCTGGCCAGTAATTCAGCTTCCATCTGGCCATTTAAAGGTAAAAATTCAGTCTGTGCCTGATTGTTTTCATTAAGATCAGATTCAGCATTGATTTGTTGACGTTTAAGCAACTCGTCAAGATTCAGCTTGAGTTCCAACACCCGCTTATTGTTATCAGCATCAACTGTTTCAATACGAATGGTAACTTCTTTTTGATCTAAAGGAGGATTGTTAATAGTAATAGAGCCCGTCGTAGGATCAAGTGTCACCCATCCAGGTAGACCCTCACCACTGCCCAAAGTACCAGTGTAATTTTTAGAAGAATTTTGACTCGTATCTGCAATATCAATGAATAACTCATTATCCGCCACATTTTCAATAACGACCACAGCTAAAGAAACAAAACTAAACGCTCCCTGTTGAACATCATTAAAGATCACTTCTCCAGAATCACTGACAGTGACATCAACAGATGAGCTTATGCTGGTTCGACCATCTTGACTTTGATTTTCAACGACTAGCACTCCCCCTTCAGCCAGAATCACTTGCTCAGTTGCTTGATCTGCAGCTGTTCCTTCGTTTATCGGCTCAGCATCTCCAGCAAGTGTCTTATTCCCCATAAAACCGCCAGTACCTGAGGGATCTGAACTACCACCATTGTTGACCAAGCCATCGGGTACAGCAGAGAAACCAGATTCGACAGACTGAGTATCATTTTCTGGAGCGGGCGGAGGTGTTGAATCACCGCCAGTTGCAACGCCATCATCCTGTACTACCGCAGTCACGGTTAATTCAAAGGAGCGAGTGACACTTGCGCCTTCGGTATCGAACGCAGTCAGAACAATAATAAACTTACCCGGCTCGCGCGGTGCACCTGAAATAATACCCGTTTCTGCATTATAGCTAACGCCAACTGGCAGCCCTGCGATCAATAGTTCTAAATTATCAAAACTGTCCCCAGAATCTTTATCGCTAAATAGAGAACTAATATCCAGTAAGTAATCATCTCCCATTTGTATAACAGTTTCATTATCCGTTAGTTGACGAGAAGTTACCTCTGGGATGTCATTGGTGCCAGTAATAATAAATTCAACAGTATCGGTAGCAATTGCTCCCTGACTATCTGTTGCTGTTACTGTGTAGCTAAAATTGACAGTATCGCCAGCACTCAGAAAGTCAAGATTATGCCCACTGACATCATAACTCCACTCTGTGTTGCCTGGTGCTGCTGAGTCATTTATTCCGACACCGAAGCCTGTAACCAATGCTGTTGCCAACACATCGTCTAACGTACCATTACTCCAAGCAATATCATTATTAGATTCAAAGGTGATATCAATCAAATCCGTATTATCAATATCGGTAAAGCTAACCGTGCCGCTATCACTTAAAGCCTGCGCACTCGCATCAGTCAGTTCAGAAATTCCACTGGCGGCATCCGCTGTAATAGTCGGCACATCATTGCTGCCGGTCAGTGTCATGGTCACGTCCTGAGCAACAAGCCCGCCATGACCATCATTGACCGTCACGGTGAATACCGCCGTTACGACTTCATCCTTAGCCAGGAAGTCCAAATCCGCCGCCGCGATAGTGTAATCCCAGTTAATACTGCCGTCGTTACCATTGCCAACGGCTGGCGTAAGACTGAAAGCCGCTTCTATTGCCGCCTGCTGTGTATCCGTCAGCCCCAAAGGCGTACTGCCATCAGCACGGATCGCGGTGACCGATTTAATCACCTCGTTAGCCGTCGGGCGGTCGGTCAGGTCAACATCCGTAAACGCGATCGAACCACTGTCGTTAAGACGAGTGCCGTCTATGATGCTGCCGTTAACATCCGTCGCTATTACTAACGGCAGGTCGTTGCTGCCGGTCAGTGTCACGGTCACGTCTTGAGCAACAAGCCCGCCATGACCATCATTAACCGTCACGGTGAATACCGCCGTTACGACTTCATCCTTAGCCAGGAATTCCAAATCCGCCACCGCGATAGTGTAATCCCAGTTAATACTGCCGTCGTTACCATTAGCAACGGCCGGCGTAAGACTGAAAGCGGCTTCTATTGCCGCCTGCTGTGTATCCGTCAGCCCCAAAGGCGTACTGCCATCAGCACGGATCGCGGTGACCGATTTAGTCACCTCGTTAGCCGTCGGGCGGTCGGTCAGGTCAACATCCGTAAACGCGATCGAACCACTGTCGTTAAGACGAGTGCCGTCTATGATGCTGCCGTTAACATCCGTCGCTATTACTAACGGCAGGTCGTTGCTGCCGGTCAGTGTCACGGTCACGTCTTGAGCAACAAGCCCGCCATGACCATCATTAACCGTCACGGTGAATACCGCCGTTACGACTTCATCCTTAGCCAGAAAGTCCAAATCCGCCACCGCGATAGTGTAATCCCAGTTAATACTGCCGTCGTTACCATTAGCAACGGCCGGCGTAAGACTGAAAGCGGCTTCTATTGCCGCCTGCTGTGTATCCGTCAGCCCCAAAGGCGTACTGCCATCAGCACGGATCGCGGTGACCGATTTAGTCACCTCGTTAGCCGTCGGGCGGTCGGTCAGGTCAGCATCCGTAAACGCGATCGAACCACTGTCGTTAAGACGAGTGCCGTCTATGATGCTGCCGTTAACATCCGTCGCTATCACTAACGGCACATCATTTTTGCCGGTCAGTGTCACGGTCACGTCCTGAGCAACAAGCCCGCCATGACCATCATTGACCGTCACGGTGAATACCGCCGTTACGACTTCATCCTTAGCCAGGAAGTCCAAATCCGCCGCCGCGATAGTGTAATCCCAGTTAATACTGCCGTCGTTACCATTGCCAACGGCCGGCGTAAGACTGAAAGCCGCTTCTATTGCCGCCTGCTGTGTATCCGTCAGCCCCAAAGGCGTACTGCCATCAGCACGGATCGCGGTGACCGATTTAATCACCTCGTTAGCCGTCGGGCGGTCGGTCAGGTCAGCATCCGTAAACGCGATCGAACCACTGTCGTTCAGGCGAGTCCCGTCTATGATGCTGCCGTTAACATCCGTCGCTATCACTAACGGCAGGTCGTTGCTGCCGGTCAGTGTCACGGTCACGTCTTGAGCAACAAGCCCGCCATGACCATCATTAACCGTCACGGTGAATACCGCCGTTACGACTTCATCCTTAGCCAGAAAGTCCAAATCCGCCACCGCGATAGTGTAATCCCAGTTAATACTGCCGTCGTTACCATTAGCAACGGCCGGCGTAAGACTGAAAGCGGCTTCTATTGCCGCCTGCTGTGTATCCGTCAGCCCCAAAGGCGTACTGCCATCAGCACGGATCGCGGTGACCGATTTAGTCACCTCGTTAGCCGTCGGGCGGTCGGTCAGGTCAACATCCGTAAACGCGATCGAACCACTGTCGTTAAGACGAGTGCCGTCTATGATGCTGCCGTTAACATCCGTCGCTATTACTAACGGCAGGTCGTTGCTGCCGGTCAGTGTCACGGTCACGTCTTGAGCAACAAGCCCGCCATGACCATCATTAACCGTCACGGTGAATACCGCCGTTACGACTTCATCCTTAGCCAGAAAGTCCAAATCCGCCACCGCGATAGTGTAATCCCAGTTAATACTGCCGTCGTTACCATTAGCAACGGCCGGCGTAAGACTGAAAGCGGCTTCTATTGCCGCCTGCTGTGTATCCGTCAGCCCCAAAGGCGTACTGCCATCAGCACGGATCGCGGTGACCGATTTAGTCACCTCGTTAGCCGTCGGGCGGTCGGTCAGGTCAACATCCGTAAACGCGATCGAACCACTGTCGTTAAGACGAGTGCCGTCTATGATGCTGCCGTTAACATCCGTCGCTATTACTAACGGCAGGTCGTTGCTGCCGGTCAGTGTCACGGTCACGTCTTGAGCAACAAGCCCGCCATGACCATCATTAACCGTCACGGTGAATACCGCCGTTACGACTTCATCCTTAGCCAGAAAGTCCAAATCCGCCACCGCGATAGTGTAATCCCAGTTAATACTGCCGTCGTTACCATTAGCAACGGCCGGCGTAAGACTGAAAGCGGCTTCTATTGCCGCCTGCTGTGTATCCGTCAGCCCCAAAGGCGTACTGCCATCAGCACGGATCGCGGTGACCGATTTAGTCACCTCGTTAGCCGTCGGGCGGTCGGTCAGGTCAACATCCGTAAACGCGATCGAACCACTGTCGTTAAGACGAGTGCCGTCTATGATGCTGCCGTTAACATCCGTCGCTATTACTAACGGCAGGTCGTTGCTGCCGGTCAGTGTCACGGTCACGTCTTGAGCAACAAGCCCGCCATGACCATCATTAACCGTCACGGTGAATACCGCCGTTACGACTTCATCCTTAGCCAGAAAGTCCAAATCCGCCACCGCGATAGTGTAATCCCAGTTAATACTGCCGTCGTTACCATTAGCAACGGCCGGCGTAAGACTGAAAGCGGCTTCTATTGCCGCCTGCTGTGTATCCGTCAGCCCCAAAGGCGTACTGCCATCAGCACGGATCGCGGTGACCGATTTAGTCACCTCGTTAGCCGTCGGGCGGTCGGTCAGGTCAGCATCCGTAAACGCGATCGAACCACTGTCGTTAAGACGAGTGCCGTCTATGATGCTGCCGTTAACATCCGTCGCTATCACTAACGGCACATCATTTTTGCCGGTCAGTGTCACGGTCACGTCCTGAGCAACAAGCCCGCCATGACCATCATTGACCGTCACGGTGAATACCGCCGTTACGACTTCATCCTTAGCCAGGAAGTCCAAATCCGCCGCCGCGATAGTGTAATCCCAGTTAATACTGCCGTCGTTACCATTGCCAACGGCCGGCGTAAGACTGAAAGCGGCTTCTATTGCCGCCTGCTGTGTATCCGTCAGCCCCAAAGGCGTACTGCCATCAGCACGGATCGCGGTGACCGATTTAGTCACCTCGTTAGCCGTCGGGCGGTCGGTCAGGTCAGCATCCGTAAACGCGATCGAACCACTGTCGTTAAGACGAGTGCCGTCTATGATGCTGCCGTTAACATCCGTCGCTATCACTAACGGCACATCATTTTTGCCGGTCAGTGTCACGGTCACGTCCTGAGCAACAAGCCCGCCATGACCATCATTGACCGTCACGGTGAATACCGCCGTTACGACTTCATCCTTAGCCAGGAAGTCCAAATCCGCCGCCGCGATAGTGTAATCCCAGTTAATACTGCCGTCGTTACCATTGCCAACGGCCGGCGTAAGACTGAAAGCGGCTTCTATTGCCGCCTGCTGTGTATCCGTCAGCCCCAAAGGCGTACTGCCATCAGCACGGATCGCGGTGACCGATTTAATCACCTCGTTAGCCGTCGGGCGGTCGGTCAGGTCAGCATCCGTAAACGCGATCGAACCACTGTCGTTCAGGCGAGTCCCGTCGATGATGCTGCCGTTAACATCCGTCGCTATCACTAACGGCAGGTCGTTGCTGCCGGTCAGTGTCACGGTCACGTCTTGAGCAACAAGCCCGCCATGACCATCATTAACCGTCACGGTGAATACCGCCGTTACGACTTCATCCTTAGCCAGAAAGTCCAAATCCGCCACCGCGATAGTGTAATCCCAGTTAATACTGCCGTCGTTACCATTAGCAACGGCCGGCGTAAGACTGAAAGCGGCTTCTATTGCCGCCTGCTGTGTATCCGTCAGCCCCAAAGGCGTACTGCCATCAGCACGGATCGCGGTGACCGATTTAGTCACCTCGTTAGCCGTCGGGCGGTCGGTCAGGTCAACATCCGTAAACGCGATCGAACCACTGTCGTTAAGACGAGTGCCGTCTATGATGCTGCCGTTAACATCCGTCGCTATTACTAACGGCAGGTCGTTGCTGCCGGTCAGTGTCACGGTCACGTCTTGAGCAACAAGCCCGCCATGACCATCATTAACCGTCACGGTGAATACCGCCGTTACGACTTCATCCTTAGCCAGAAAGTCCAAATCCGCCACCGCGATAGTGTAATCCCAGTTAATACTGCCGTCGTTACCATTAGCAACGGCCGGCGTAAGACTGAAAGCCGCTTCTATTGCCGCCTGCTGTGTATCCGTCAGCCCCAAAGGCGTACTGCCATCAGCACGGATCGCGGTGACCGATTTAGTCACCTCGTTAGCCGTCGGGCGGTCGGTCAGGTCAGCATCCGTAAACGCGATCGAACCACTGTCGTTAAGACGAGTGCCGTCTATGATGCTGCCGTTAACATCCGTCGCTATCACTAACGGCACATCATTTTTGCCGGTCAGTGTCACGGTCACGTCCTGAGCAACAAGCCCGCCATGACCATCATTGACCGTCACGGTGAATACCGCCGTTACGACTTCATCCTTAGCCAGGAAGTCCAAATCCGCCGCCGCGATAGTGTAATCCCAGTTAATACTGCCGTCGTTACCATTGCCAACGGCCGGCGTAAGACTGAAAGCCGCTTCTATTGCCGCCTGCTGTGTATCCGTCAGCCCCAAAGGCGTACTGCCATCAGCACGGATCGCGGTGACCGATTTAATCACCTCGTTAGCCGTCGGGCGGTCGGTCAGGTCAGCATCCGTAAACGCGATCGAACCACTGTCGTTCAGGCGAGTCCCGTCGATGATGCTGCCGTTAACATCCGTCGCTATCACTAACGGCAGGTCGTTGCTGCCGGTCAGTGTCACGGTCACGTCTTGAGCAACAA is a window from the Psychromonas ingrahamii 37 genome containing:
- a CDS encoding metallophosphoesterase family protein encodes the protein MSKAHCRKKLYLTLTVATLAGEVGVTHAQYPFNQWPVKKKEITGEDYKELLWERLY
- a CDS encoding metallophosphoesterase family protein, with protein sequence MLNNESIPVHCYYSRNSAKRDFFVGDSHGKYSLLMQPLKKISFDLSADRLFSVDNIIDRGEGSFNCLKLAKKEWFIPVLGNHEQFLLKMENAHLITKSIVI
- a CDS encoding transcriptional repressor, with protein sequence MQESLLRRATDICKQKRIRFTPIRQQVFLLMAEQKGAVSAYDLLERLKQHEENAKPPTIYRALEFLLENHFIHRIESLNAYLMCAHFGCEHPMQLLICDSCKKVIELSDPVIDDAFAQQAKQSGFQITNKVLEVHGFCAQCQHASSMKV
- a CDS encoding HlyD family efflux transporter periplasmic adaptor subunit; this encodes MVEPGLPALRQDLKLLPGSHDEDGAPRWLLYDSVRNCYFTLAESALDLIRYWSPGVTADLMSQDLESRKLFYDSTEIRAFADFLIVNHLVAARSKEACDYFSKQKNARRKGIWSWMLHNYLFVRIPLLRPDPLLSKMVPKLAWLFSPKTHWTLLLLGLLGALLVLRQWDTFSSTFVYFFSFEGMILYALTLVVVKSAHEFGHALVAHRLGCRVASMGVALLVMLPILYTDTTDAWKLRSKRDRLSIVTAGVRTELYLALFATFMWSVLADGPWRSAAFFVATTSWVTSLLVNISPFLRFDGYYALSDLLGIENLQQRAFALGRWQLRRFLWGIDDPLPEPHPRSRARLLIVYAWCVWVYRFFLFLGIALLVYHFFFKVLGLLLFAVELIWFIVMPVVRELKIWRQRHADFNFTPLRLLGWALPVIAFIFAILPLPTEVSIPAVIKAEYSQFLFAPEAAQVDTLYADIGEQVQTEQLLLRLKAPELENAIRQIKEKLQLAELLLSRQATSFEEREQQVNNRERIRQLQVQLAGFYSRQQLLEIRSPYSGYLSAMEILRPEQWVGKDQLLLTLVDPESLKIEGFVDERDLNLLSIGSSGVFISNSGEDKGIPVILEDIDISAIASLPYPELGSGTGGSVAVRYTDKKLIPEMAHYRISVSLDKRPDADREFLRQPGILVIEGKKQSWLWKQCKRIISIAFRESGF
- a CDS encoding HlyD family efflux transporter periplasmic adaptor subunit translates to MSETVASLLGLEQQLRKASDLAQLFYTLVNQMDSCVPYTQALLLVGKNLQHTQIVAASDIPTVDYTSPLISWAERLSKELIAAGNARQQQVIRPNDCSDELSAEWKTLGLPSFLLWQPLPVEALDNEPAGALLLFREKQFSKAETGLCQHIGGSAGHALFALRRQQPLRGVIPHLKQRKVLFAALFIIGLMLLMPVRLSTLAPVEVVAKNPYVVASPLDGVVEKIEVTPNQLINKGDLLAQLETNQLKSEESIAYQALLVAKAELKTVQQSSFMDPRQKARIAELQSQVKLKSIQWQYLGERLSRAAILSEISGVAVLDDPGEWKGRPVKIGERILLVADPAQVEFEVMLPVKDSISLLPGTDVRIFLDNDPFNPWAAQLKHAAYQPRPTADQQMAYKLVVSLNAHKGKPPRIGLHGTAKIYGEQVSLFFYLFRRPVTTFRQWLGW